The Populus trichocarpa isolate Nisqually-1 chromosome 11, P.trichocarpa_v4.1, whole genome shotgun sequence genome has a segment encoding these proteins:
- the LOC7495302 gene encoding cysteine-rich repeat secretory protein 38, whose protein sequence is MTSALRFPWTQSMELLIFIIFSTFLLLSSPCHADSNSDPGSQCTEVDNATNSSEYQANLSELQNSLVANAPIQNGFYTTAAGKGANKIYGLTQCRGDISATDCAACIKNVTVVQGCSNSKNATRWFKWCFLRYSDRSFFGELDQSGMVATYNDTTFEDAKVVSEGLNFTKTLASTTPNQPSMFYTAVLDVGQSGKRYGMAQCTRDLSKSDCGKCLDFQLATYLNIIGNKRSWDIYGSSCSMWYYDYQFYFNFSTPAAKGGSTRSSPHRVAIGMAFPVLVFLLVL, encoded by the exons ATGACCTCTGCCCTTCGTTTCCCTTGGACTCAAAGTATGGAATTGTtaatattcattatattttcaacttttctGCTGTTATCTAGCCCTTGCCATGCTGACAGTAATTCCGATCCCGGTTCGCAATGTACTGAAGTTGATAATGCTACCAATAGCAGTGAATACCAAGCCAATCTGAGCGAGCTGCAGAATTCACTTGTTGCTAATGCGCCTATCCAAAATGGCTTCTACACGACCGCAGCAGGTAAAGGTGCTAACAAGATTTATGGCCTTACACAATGCAGAGGTGATATTTCTGCCACAGACTGTGCAGCCTGCATCAAGAATGTTACCGTAGTACAAGGCTGCTCAAACAGTAAAAATGCGACGCGTTGGTTTAAGTGGTGTTTCCTAAGGTATTCAGACCGGAGCTTTTTCGGTGAATTGGATCAATCAGGAATGGTGGCAACTTACAATGACACCACTTTTGAAGATGCAAAAGTGGTTTCTGAAGGACTTAACTTCACAAAAACGCTTGCTTCTACAACTCCTAACCAGCCTTCGATGTTCTATACCGCAGTATTGGATGTTGGACAGAGTGGGAAGAGGTATGGCATGGCTCAATGCACTAGAGATCTCAGCAAGAGTGATTGTGGCAAGTGCTTGGATTTCCAATTGGCgacatatttaaatattattggaaataaGAGAAGTTGGGATATTTATGGATCTAGTTGTAGCATGTGGTACTATGACTACCAGTTCTACTTCAACTTTTCAACACCTGCAGCAAAGGGAG GTTCCACAAGATCCTCACCACATCGAGTTGCAATTGGCATGGCCTTTCCAGTGCTAGTGTTTCTGTTAGTTCTTTAA